From Triticum aestivum cultivar Chinese Spring chromosome 4A, IWGSC CS RefSeq v2.1, whole genome shotgun sequence, a single genomic window includes:
- the LOC123087989 gene encoding DNA-repair protein XRCC1, which translates to MGHGTRPVFPVFFLFLSLRSPSSSWLVKSKLAGNSPWWTASSGESGRGVSSRNPRFRIPAIMPESSSDPGNGNGKRSLPSWMGSGSGGGGGGGGSPGKKKHAEAARERAAPTGPDFSKLLDGVTFVLSGFVNPERGRLRSQALDMGAVYRPDWSDDCTLLVCAFANTPKFRQVQSENGTIVAKEWISESHSQRKLVDIEPYLMHAGNPWRENKEPAETSQDQKKPRKEHEKQLEKTHAKTPPSAANKAGHSGAINKQFSPSKIKQWAMDDFAKTISWLESQEEKPEPNELKAIAAEGVITCLQDAIESLEQGNDISGVAEQWSFVPHVVDELVRLDGEGSSLSKEQLAQLATKCKKIYQAEFAQMDSGGKKGKERPGKTGADDAQYDSDDTIEMTEEEIDLACRQFSGISS; encoded by the exons ATGGGTCACGGAACTCGGCCCGTATTCCCTGTTTTTTTTTTGTTCTTGTCCCTTCGAAGCCCTTCTTCGTCTTGGCTAGTCAAATCGAAACTCGCAGGGAACTCTCCAtggtggacggcgagctcgggggaatCAGGGCGTGGCGTCAGTAGCCGAAATCCCAG GTTCCGTATCCCCGCCATAATGCCGGAATCGAGCTCGGATCCGGGCAACGGCAACGGCAAGAGGAGCCTCCCTTCCTGGAtgggctccggctccggcggcggcggcggcggcgggggaagtCCGGGCAAGAAGAAGCACGCGGAGGCGGCCCGCGAGAGGGCGGCTCCAACAGGGCCGGATTTCTCCAAACTCTTG GACGGGGTGACCTTTGTGCTGTCAGGGTTCGTCAACCCTGAGAGGGGCAGGCTGCGCTCCCAGGCGCTGGATATGGGGGCGGTGTACCGGCCCGATTGGTCCGATGATTGCACGCTTCTTGTCTGCGCGTTTGCCAACACCCCCAAGTTCCGGCAGGTGCAGTCGGAGAACGGGACCATCGTCGCCAAG GAATGGATCTCAGAATCTCACAGCCAACGAAAACTCGTTGACATCGAGCCTTATCTTATGCATGCTGGAAATCCATGGCGCGAAAATAAAGAGCCAGCTGAAACCAGTCAAG ATCAGAAGAAGCCACGTAAAGAGCATGAAAAGCAACTTGAGAAGACTCATGCTAAGACACCGCCCTCTGCTGCCAATAAG GCAGGACATTCAGGTGCTATAAATAAACAATTTTCGCCTTCGAAAATTAAACAATGGGCAATGGATGATTTTGCGAAGACAATATCATGGTTGGAGAGCCAAGAAGAGAAG CCAGAGCCAAACGAATTGAAGGCAATAGCTGCTGAAGGGGTTATCACTTGTCTGCAGGATGCCATCGAATCCCTCGAGCAAGGCAAT GATATCAGTGGGGTGGCAGAGCAGTGGAGCTTTGTCCCCCACGTTGTGGACGAGCTAGTGCGGCTTGACGGAGAGGGATCGTCGCTGTCTAAAGAACAACTCGCCCAACTGGCAACCAAATGCAAGAAAATCTACCAGGCTGAGTTCGCCCAGATGGACAGTGGTGGCAAGAAGGGCAAGGAGCGTCCTGGGAAGACCGGAGCGGACGATGCTCAGTACGACAGTGATGATACCATCGAGATGACGGAAGAAGAGATTGATCTCGCTTGCAGACAGTTCTCGGGGATTAGTAGCTAG